TACACATTCTTACCGGATGAATTTAACCAACGTCAGGTGCACGAAACAAGTCTGTACCGTACTCCCGGTCCCTGGACAGGCTCCAGCGACGAAGCAGAGTGGACAAATGACAATAAAGGGAAATTGATAAATAACAACTCTATCGATGCGACTGAAGGAACGATGGTATTGTATCGCTGGAAGAGCTGGTTTTCAGGTATTCATGAAGCGGCAGTATTTACAGAAAATGTAGATCAGGCACCGCTGACTGTTACAGAAAGAAATCAATGGAAAGCGGAAGCAAGAGCTTTGCGGGCGATCTACTATTTTTATTTAGTGCGTACCTATGGTCCGGTTCCTTTGCTTGAAAAGGATTTCCCGATGGATACTCCGAGCGATGAGTTGCAGCTCCCGCGCAATACAGTAGATGAGTGTTTCGATTTTATCGTATCAGAACTGAGGGGTGCGCAAAACGATGGTTTGCTGGACGATGCTTCTACCGACAAAGTGTCCGGATATGGCCGTATTGATAAGGCGATTGCACAGGCATTTATCATTGAAGCATTGACTTATCGTGCCAGCTGGTTGTTTAATGGAGAGTGCAATTTCTATTCAGACTTGGCTAACACGGACGGAACAAAACTGTTTCCTAACAAACCGGACGAAGCTACCAAACGTGCCAATTGGCAGAAAGTGATTGATGAATGTAACACTTTCTTCTCTAATTACGGAACTCGTTATCATCTGATGTATACCAATAAGGACGGTGTTTCTGTTTCCGGTCCGGACTCGGAAGGATTCAGCCCGACGGAATCTTATCGCCGTGCAGTAAGAACCCTGTTTTCTGAAATGGGTAACAATAAAGAAATGATTTTCTATCGTTTGGATAATGCTGCCGGAACCATGCAGTACGATCGTATGCCAAATAGATCCGGTAATACGACCAATTATAGGGGTGGTAGTTTGTTGGGAGCAACCCAAGAAATGGTAGATGCCTATTTTATGTCAAACGGAGAATCCCCTATTTCCGGTTATAGTGCTGACGGAGTCACTCCGATTATCAACGAAAAATCCGATTATGTAGAAGAAGGAGTTTCTACAACAGAATACAAAGGAATAGACGGTACTTTATATGCACCGACAGGAACCAGAATGATGTATGTTAATCGTGAACCTCGTTTCTATGTAGACATTACCTTTAGTAATTCAAGATGGTTTGATGGAACAGAAGGCGATTATATAGTAGATTTCACTTATAGCGGAAGTTGTGGTAAAGAACAAGGTAGCAATGACTACACGAGTACAGGTTATTTGGTGCGCAAAGGAATGGATTCCGGCGACCGTAACCAGAACTTGGTTTGTGTGCTCTTGCGTCTGACTAATATTTATTTTGACTATATCGAAGCACTTGCGCATGTCAGCCCGACTCATGAAGACATTTGGACGTATATGAACATGATCCGTAAGCGTGCGGGTATTCCGGGATACGGTGAAACTGTCAATCTGCCTAAACCGACTACAACGGAAGAAGTCATGGAGCTGATCCGTAAGGAGAAACGCATTGAATTGAGTTTTGAAAACTGCCGTTATTTTGATGTACGTCGCTGGGGATTGGTAAATGAGTATTTCAACAAGGCAATTCACGGCATGAATGTCAATTATGACGGAAATGAATTCTTTAAACGTACGGAGATTGTGAAGCGTATTTTTGACCGTCAGTACTTCTTCCCTATACCACAGGGCGAAATTGATATTGATAAAAACTTGGTTCAGAATACAGGATTCTAAATACTGATTATAAAATAGAAATTATGATGAAACAATATATTTTCTCTGCAGTTTGTCTCATGTCCGGTGCCCTTTGTATGTCCTCTTGCAATGAGGATAAACAGGCAAAGCCATATACTCCGGATTACGAGATTGTCCCGGAGTATACCAATGCGGATACCTGGACTGCCTATGAAGCATTTAATGATAACTTACTGGACCCCGATAAGAACATTTATAAAACAAGTACCGCTTATACTGCGGCTACAGACCGTAATAACGGAGCTGCTGCTATCTGGTGTCAACCGATCTATTGGGACATGGCTATGAACGCATATAAACGTGCAAAAGCGGATGGGGATGCGGAAAGAGAAAACAAATACAAGCAGTTGTGTGATGATTTGTTTGCCGGAAATAAAGCACATTATGTAAACTTTGATTTCGATAATAATAATGAGAATACCGGCTGGTTTATCTATGATGATATACAGTGGTGGACCATTACTTTGGCACGTGCTTACGAATTATTTAAAGTGGAAGAGTATCGCAGTTTGGCAGAAGCAAGTTTTGCACGTGTGTGGTACGGCTCTCCCCAGGTAGGTGATACGGGTTCCTATGCAGATCCTGAAAAGAATTTGGGTGGAGGTATGTTCTGGCAATGGCAGCCTATCGGCAATCCGAATGAAAATGTAGCCGGCGATGGTAAGATGGCTTGTATCAATTTCCCGACTGTGGTAGCTGCATTGACCCTTTACAACAATGTTCCTGCCGATCGTGTGGCTGATCCGAATCCGGAAAGCTGGAGTAATAAGTACGGTGATTTTACCCGTCCGCATTATGAAACGAAGGAAGCTTATCTGGCAAAAGGAAAAGAAATCTATGAATGGGCTGTGAAGAATCTGGTAGACAGTAATACCGGAGAAGTTGCCGACAGCAAACATGGTGAAGGCAATCCGGCATGGTCGGACCATGTATACAATCAGGCTACTTTTATCGGAGCTTCGTTATTGCTTTATAAAGCTACCGGTGAGAAAACATATTTGGACAATGCAATTTTAGGAGCTGACTATACAATGAATACCATGTCCGGAACGTACGATTTACTGCCGTTTGAGAGTGGCGTGGAACAGGGTATTTATACCGCTATCTTTGCGGAATACATGGCCATGCTGGTGAACGATTGTGGTCAGACCCAGTATATACCGTTCTTGAAACGTAGCATTAATTATGGCTGGGCTAATCGCGACCGGACACGTAATTTGTGTGGTGGCGAATATCATAAGGCACAGATAGAAGGCGCTACTATTGACAGCTATAGTGCATCCGGAATACCGGCATTGATGTTATTGTTTCCGGCAGATAAATAATTGTAACCCATAAAAAAGAAGAATAATGAATACGAAATATTCAAATTGGAAAATGTGGTATTATGTGTTGTGCATGGTACTGACACTTCAATTGGCGGCTTGTTCTGAAGAAATGCATGACGAGTATACCGCGGCTCCTGAAATAGAAGATACCTATATCGACCAACTGGATGTATTGATTGCTGAAATGACCGATTTGCAGCAAAATTCAGACTACGGAGATAAGAAAGGACAGTATCCCACCGAAAGCCGGGCAATTCTGACAGATGCGATAGATGATGCCAATCGTGCGGTACTTTTAATCAAATATCAGCAACCCTCTCCGTCGGAAAGTGAGAAACAACGCTATGTGGCAGAAGCCAAGGCGGCTATAGAACAGTTTGAGAGCACGGTCCGTACGGAAGATGCTGAAACGACACCGGCTGAACTGTTTGTGGACGGACGTGGTGACGGTGGTTCTTATATCGATTTCGGACGTAGCGAAGAATATGTCAATTTCGGAACCGAAGGAAGTCAAGCCTTTACTGTTGAGTTTTGGGTGAAAGTAACCAAAGGTGGTGGAAAAGACCAGAATGTGTTCCTGTCAACTTACATGGGCGGTGACGGATGGCGTAACGGCTGGATGATGTATTGGCGTAATGCAGACGGTGGTATTTATCGTGCAACTTGGGGCGAAACAGGAGGAAATATCTGTGAACCGTCACTAAAGGCACCGGAAGATGGAGAATGGCAACATTTCTTGTTTGTGTACAGTGATAAAGGCTTGCCGGGCAATCCGGAGCTTCGTGCGAAGTTGTATGTGAACGGAGAAGTGAAAACAACCGAGGGAAGCGTGGGTAGCAGATTCTATAATTCGAGCAACTATGCCAACTATAATGCGCCGATGACTGCTTTCGGACGTTATATGCGTACCAGTGATAATCTGTTTGAAGAAGGCTTTGCCGGTTATATGAAGAAAATCCGTATCTGGAAAAGCGCAAAGGATGACAAATATATTCAGAATTCTTATAATGGAACGGCTGAAGTGACAGGTAAAGAGGCAGATTTGGCGGCAGCATGGGATTTCATGACCAAACCTTCCGGTTCGGGTAATGAAGTAATAGATTTGACAGGTCGTCATACTGCTAAGATTATCGGTACTTACGAGTGGCAACGTATTGTTGAATAATAATGTAAAAACGATGAAAAACATGGAATGTTTAACTAATAAATGGAGAGAGGGAGCAATGCTCCTCTCTTTCCTCCTGATTTCTTGTCTGGCAGGGATATTTACCGCTTGTGACGATATTGAGGACGAGTATATAACAGATACACCATTAAGTATCTTGCAGGAAAGCCGTACGTCATTGAACTATTTATTGAAAAATTCGACCTACGGAACTGCTCCCGGGACATATCCTGAAACCGGAAAGGATATATTAAATGCTGCTATTACCGAGTTGGATGCACTGATAGCACGGGTAGAAGCTGGTGAAGAACTGGATGAGACAGCTTTGGAAGCAGCTGTAGCAAAGGTAAATCAGGCGATTGATGAGTTTAAAAATTCAAAATATTACAATCTGTCTCCGGAAGCACAGCAATATATCAATAATTTGCTGGCTAAGGCGGATGAAATACTTGCGATTGTTAACGATGAAACGAAATGGGGAAATCATCAGGGACAATATCCGGTAGAAAATAAGTCGGTTTTGGAGAGTGCAGCTAAAGACTTGGAAAGTCTGGCTGAAAGAATCAAATCCGGTTCCATCACAGATATGACGCAGGAGATTTATGATGAGGCTATTGCTACTGCCGATAAGAAAGTAGAAGAAGTAGAAGATTCTGCATGGCCGGATAACAGTCAGATTACCTGGAATCTGTTTGTAGACGGAAATGCCGGTTCTTATATAGACTTTGGTTATAGCGAGGATTATGTGAAGTTTGGAGAGGATGATAATCAGGCATTCACGATTGAACTTTGGGTGAATATTAAAGAATATTGTAATAAACAGGGAGAAGACAACTGTACTTTCCTTTCTACCATGACCAACGATCCTTATTGGAGCGGATGGCGTGCACAGGATCGTACAAAGGGATTATTAAGAACAATGGTTGCTCACTGGCAAGATAATAATTACACAAATCCACAAGAATGGGAACCGGGATGGAAAAAGTCGGATAACTGGACCAAAGATCGTTGGACGCATTATGCATTCTTGTTCAGGGATAAGGGACTGCCGGGATTTGATACTCCGACAGATGTGAAGTGTTATTCTATGATTGACGGTACGAGACAAGGTGAAATCATTCGTGTGGGTGAGCCCTGGAGAACGTATATCAATAAACAATCCATAGTCAATCAGATTCACATGACCGGATTCTGTATGATGGACAATAATGGAAATCGTAACGAATGGTTCTCCGGTTACATAAAGAAGATACGTATCTGGAAAACAAACCGGACAGAAAATCAGGTATATGCTTCTTATATGGGTAATGAAGAAGGTGTAAGTGCCGATAATCCGAATTTGGTAGAAGCCTGGGATTTTGAAGTGAAAGGTGATCAGCCTACTCAAAGTGCTACCAATACAATAACAGGTTTGAAAGGCCATACGGCAACATTGGTTGGCAATAACTGGCAATGGGTTGAATCCACAGACATTACAGATAATAAATAATTGTTTACCGGGATGAGTTTTCAATAGGTAGATTAAATATTCCCCTTATCTCTGTCATAAGGACAGAGTGAGGGGAAATTATTCTCCAATAACCCTTTATTAATCCTTTATTTTTATTGTAGAAAAGTGTTTTGGTCTGTATTTGTTCTTTATTGAATAAATATTATCGTTTTTTTTCAGCTATTTCTGCAATCTTTGTAACAGGAAAAATACTATAAACTTATAAACTATCATGAAAGGCAAAATTCTTTTGGCTCTGACACTACTATTGGGAGCATCAACTACTATATGGGCAGTCGGCAATTCAGGAAAAGCAAACCAGAAGAAGCATGCATATACTAACGAAGATGTATGGGCAGCTTATGAAGGATTTAACAATACACTACTAGACTCCAATAAATATATTTACAAGACAAATTCTTCCTATCCAAGTGCTGTTGACCGTGGCAATGGAGCAGCGGCTATCTGGTGCCAGCCTATTTATTGGGATATGGCAATGAATGCTTATAAACTGGCAAAGGCACAGAAAGACAGAAAGAAGACAAGTTATTATAAAACACTCTGCGAGAAAATATTCGCAGGGAACAAAGCGCAATATTGTCAGTTTGATTTTGATGATAACAATGAAAATACCGGCTGGTTCATCTACGATGACATCATGTGGTGGACTATCAGCCTGGCACGCGGCTACGAACTTTTTGGAGTGGATGAATATCTGAAACTCTCGGAAGCCAGTTTCAAACGTGTATGGTATGGCTCGGAAAAAGTCGGTGATACCGGTTCGTATGACAAAGAAAACGGAGGTATGTTCTGGCAATGGCAGCCCATTCAAAATCCGAAACCGAATAAATTCGGTGATGGAAAGATGGCATGTATCAACTTTCCGACAGTTGTTGCGGCATTAACCCTCTACAATAACGTGCCTGAAAATAGAAAAGAATCGACCGACAAACGGCCGGATTATCAGACGAAAGCTCAATATCTTGCCAAAGGTAAAGAAATCTATGAATGGGGAGTGGAAAATCTGTTGGATAAAGCAACTGGAAAGATTGCTGATAGCCGTCATGGAAATGGCAATCCCGCCTGGAAAGCACATGTCTATAATCAGGCAACCTTTATCGGAGCCTCCATACTGCTTTATAAAGCGACCGGAGAGAAACGTTATCTGGATAATGCTATTCTTGCGGCAGACTATACAGTGAAAGATATGTCTGCAGAACATAAAGTGCTACCTTTCGAAGGTGGTATTGAACAGGGTATCTATACTGCCATCTTTGCGGAATATATGGCATGGTTGGTGTATGATTGCGGACAAACCCAATATCTCCCGTTCCTGAAACGTACCATCAAAACAGGTTGGGCAAACAGAGATAAGACACGGAACGTATGTGGAGGCGAATACTATAAAAAGTTGCCGGAAGGTGCGGAAATCGACAGTTATTCTGCTTCCGGTATACCGGCATTGATGCTTTTGTTTCCGGCTAAGAAGTAAATAGAAAACGACACAGAACCACGTAAAAATGAATAATAAACAACTACTGATTATATTCAGCCTGTTATTAACCGGCAATTATGCTTCTTTTGCTCAAACTCAAACGGCCAAAGACAAGGAAGCAAAAACGACTTTTCAAACTGCCGAACCCTGGAAACCCGAAACAGATGTGCGTGCTGATGCCACGATGGTGTATGGCACGCTGGATAAAAAGGGTGTTTCTTTTGAACAGCGTGTTCAGTCGTGGAGAGACAAGGGGTATCAGACACAATTTATGACCGGAGTGGCATGGGGAGACTATAAAGACTATTTTCTCGGCAAATGGGATGGAATAGACGGTCACCTGAAAGAGGGCCAGCGGGATCGTAACGGAAACGAGATAGCCCACGGACACTTGATTCCCTACATTGTGCCTACCGAAAGTTTTATCCGTTATATGCAGGAAACGCAGATAAAGCGGGTGATTGATGCCGGCATTACTTCCATCTATCTGGAAGAACCGGAGTTCTGGATGCGTGGCGGATACAGCGAGGCTTTCAAGTCCGAATGGCAGAAATATTATAATTTTCCCTGGAGACCTCAACATGAATCTCCCGAGAATACCTATCTCTCCAATAAATTGAAATATCATCTCTACTATAATGCATTGGATAAGATATTCACTTATGCGAAAGAATATGGTAGATCGAAAGGATTGGATGTGAAATGCTACGTGCCTACTCACTCTTTGATTAACTATACTTCCTGGCAGATTGTAAGTCCGGAAGCCAGTCTGGCTTCATTGGATTGTGTAGATGGTTATATCGCACAGGTGTGGACAGGTACTGCCCGTGAACCGAACTTCTATAACGGTGTAAAGAAGGAGCGTGTATTTGAGAATGCTTTTCTCGAATACGGATGCATGAAATCCATGACTGCCCCTTTAAATCGTAGAATGTATTTCCTGACCGACCCGATTGAAGACCGTGCTAAAGACTGGTTGGATTATAAGATCAATTATCAGGCCACTTTTGCCGCACAGTTAATGTATCCGATGGTGGATACTTATGAAGTGATGCCATGGCCGGATCGTATTTATCAGGGATTATACCGGATAGCAGGAACGGATCAGAAAGAACGTATTCCCCGTTCGTATTCTACGCAAATGCAGGTGATGATTAACACTTTGAATGACATTCGCACTTCTGACAAACAAATCAGCGGTACGCACGGCATTGGTGTATTGATGGCAAATTCGCTGATGTTCCAGCGTTTCCCGGATCATAACGGATATGACGATCCACAATTCTCCAGTTTCTATGGACAAACCTTGCCTTTATTGAAAAGGGGAATTCCGGTGGAACTGGTACACATGGAGAATACTCCGTTTAAAGATACTTTCAACGGACTTCAAGTGCTCGTAATGTCTTATTCGAATATGAAACCGATGAAATCGGAATATCATAACTATCTGACAGACTGGGTTAAAAAGGGAGGTACGTTGGTGTACTGTGGAGAAGATGTCGATCCTTATCAAACAGTTTTAGAATGGTGGAATACGGAAGGAAACGCATACAAAGCCCCTTCGGAACATCTGTTTGAGGCGATGGGCTTGTCCCGCACTCCCAGTGATGGAACCTATCGATTTGGGAAAGGCACCGTGATTGTCATGCGCGAAGATCCGAAACATTTTGTATTAAAGGGCGGGAACGACCGGAAATACTTTGAAACGATTGCATCCTCTTATCAGAGTAAAACAGGTAAGAAGATAGAAATCAAAAACAATTTTATGGTGGAACGTGGTCCTTATACGATTGCGGCAGTAATGGATGAGAGTTCTTCTAAAGAGCCTTTGAAACTGTCGGGATTGTATATCGATTTGTTCGACAAAGACCTGCCGGTATTGACTGTCAAGCAGATTAATCCCGGTGAACAGGGGTATTTGTACGACTTGAATAAAGTATCGGGTAAAGTTAAAGCAAAGGTACTTTGTGGAGCCTCCCGCATTTATGATGAAAAAGTAGGGAAGCAAAGCTACTCGTTCGTAGCTAAAAGTCCGTTACATACGACGAATGTATCAAGAGTCCTTTTGCCACGTAAACCTGGAAAGGTCTTGGTAAACGGAAAGGCAGAACAGTCTGAATGGGATGAATCTTCCAAAACTCTTTTATTGCGTTTTGAGAATGACCCTGCCGGAGTGAATGTATCGATAGAATGGTAAATAGATTAAATAAATAGGTGAATTAAATTATGAAACAACAACTGATGATGCTGTTGCTGGGAACAGCTTCTGTACTTTGTAGCTGTGAGACCCAGATAGAACAGCACGAGAAGAATGAATTACGTGCTCCGGCATATCCGCTGGTGACGATCGATCCTTATACCAGTGCATGGTCCACTACGGACAATCTGTATGACAGCCCTGTGAAACATTGGACAGGCAAGGACTTTCCTTTGCTTGGCGTTGCGAAAGTAGACGGACAAACCTACCGTTTCATGGGAACGGAAGAGCTGGAGCTAAGACCTTTGGTGAAGACATCCGAACAAGGTAGCTGGACGGGAAAGTATACCACTCAACAGCCTGCTGACGGATGGCAGAATGCCGGATTTAATGATAAAGCCTGGAAAGAAGGCGAAGCTGCCTTCGGAACCATGGAAAATGAACATACTGCCAAGACCCAATGGGGTGAAGAATTTATCTGGGTACGCCGGGTGGCTGATATTCAGGAGGATTTGACAGGGAAGAATGTATATCTTGAATTCTCTCATGACGATGACGCTATCATTTATATCAACGGCATCAAAGTAGTAGATACAGGTAATGCTTGTAAAAAGAACGAGCGGGTGAAACTGTCTGAAGAAGTGGTCGCTTCTTTGAAACCGGGTGAAAATCTGATTGCCGGCTATTGTCGTAACCGGGTAGGAAACGGATTGCTGGATTTCGGCTTGTTGGTAGAACTGGACGGTTACCGTTCTTTCCATCAAACAGCGCAACAAACTTCTGTAGATGTACAACCCATGCAGACTTATTATACATTTACTTGCGGTCCGGTAGATTTGAAACTGACATTTACCGCTCCTATGTTCATGGATAATCTGGACTTGTTGTCACGTCCGGTCAACTACATTTCTTATGAAGTAGCCTCCAATGACGGTCAGAAACATCAGGTTGAGTTGTATTTCGAAGCATCTCCACAATGGGCAATCGACCAACCTCACCAGGAATCTGTTGCTGACAGCTTTACTGACGGCGATTTGTTATTCCTTCGTACCGGAAGCCGTAATCAGGATATTCTGAAGAAAAAGGGTGATGATGTTCGTATCGACTGGGGACATTTCTATCTCGCGGCAGAAAAGGAAAACAGCACTTATGCAATCGGTGACGGCAGAGAGCTGCGGAAGAACTTTGTAGCCAATAAACTGGAAGCTCCTACCACAAATGGTTATGATAAACTAGCTTTGGTACGTTCATTGGGCGAAACACAAAAAGCTGATGGTCATCTGTTGATCGGATATGATGATATTTATTCTATCCAATACTTTGGTGATAACCTGCGTCCCTACTGGAACCGTGAGGGCAATGAAACGATTGTTTCCCAATTCCAGAAAGCGGAGAAAGAATACAAGACGCAAATGAAGAATAGCGCTGCTTTTGATAAGAAACTGATGGAAGAAGCTACAGCTGCCGGTGGACGTAAATATGCTGAACTTTGTGCATTGGCTTATCGCCAGGCATTGGCAGCTCATAAACTGGTACAGGCTCCGAACGGTGACTTGGTATTCCTTTCTAAGGAGAACTTCAGTAATGGTTCCATCGGAACAGTCGACCTGACTTATCCGGGAGCTCCGTTGCTTTTATACTATAATCCGGAATTGGTGAAGGCTACTATGAACCATATCTTCTATTATAGCGAAAGCGGAAAATGGGCGAAACCATTTGCTGCACATGATGTCGGTACTTATCCATTGGCTAACGGTCAGACCTATGGCGGTGATATGCCGGTAGAAGAATCGGGTAATATGGTAGTGCTGGCTGCTGCCATTGCAAAGGTAGAAGGTAATGCAGATTACGCACAGAAACATTGGGAAACTTTGACCACATGGACAGACTATCTGGTAGAGAACGGACTTGATCCGGCCAACCAACTTTGTACCGATGACTTTGCAGGTCACTTTGCACACAATGCAAACCTTTCTATCAAAGCGATCATGGGGGTTGCTTCCTACGGTTATCTGGCAGATATGCTGGGCAAAAAAGACGTGGCTGAAAAGTACACACAGAAAGCGAAAGAAATGGCTGCCGAATGGGTGAAAATGGCTGATGATGGTGACCACTATCGTCTGACATTTGATAAGCCGGGAACATGGAGCCAGAAGTATAACTTGGTATGGGATAAACTGTTGAATCTGCAAATCTTCCCTAAAAATGTTGCAGAAACGGAAATAGCTTACTATCTTTCGAAGCAAAATAAATATGGTCTTCCGTTGGATAACCGTGAAACATACACAAAGACCGACTGGATCATGTGGACAGCTACATTGGCAAATGACAAGGCTACCTTTGAGAAATTTATCGAACCCGTATATCTGTTTATGAACGTTACACCTAACCGTGTTCCGATGTCCGACTGGGTGTTTACAGATGAACCGAATCAGAGAGGCTTCCAGGCACGTTCCGTTGTAGGTGGATATTATATTAAGATGCTTGAAGGAAAATTGATTAAATAACACACACCATGAAGAAACTAGCTCTATTCGCTTTTACGTTACTTAGTGCGTGGAGTATGACTGCAAAAACAATTACCGGACCGGTGGACTATGTTAGTCCACTGGTTGGTACGCAGTCAAAGCACGCATTATCTACCGGAAATACTTACCCCGCCATTGCGCTACCCTGGGGAATGAACTTTTGGGTTCCGCAGACTGGTAAAATGGGCGATGGATGGGCGTATACGTATGACGCTGACAAGATCAGAGGATTCAAACAAACCCATCAACCAAGTCCCTGGATCAATGATTACGGTCAATTTGCCATTATGCCGGTAACCGGTAAGGCAGTATTTAATCAGGATGAGCGTGCCAGTTGGTTCTCTCACAAAGCTGAAACGGCTACTCCTTATTATTATAAAGTATATCTTGCCGATCATGATGTAGTGACCGAAATCGCTCCGACAGAGAGAGCGGCTGCTTTCCGTTTCACTTTCCCCGAAAACGACCACTCTTACGTAGTGGTAGACGCCTTCGATAAAGGCTCGTTTGTGAAAGTAATCCCTTCGGAGAACAAGATTATCGGCTATACCACAAAAAACAGCGGTGGTGTTCCTGCCAACTTTAAAAACTACTTTGTACTGGTATTCGACAAACCGTTTACTTATACGGCTGCCGTAGCCGGCGGTGTGATTGACACCAACAAACTGGAAGCGACAGACAATCATGCCGGCGCACTGATCGGTTTCAAAACCCGCAAGGGCGAACAGGTA
The Bacteroides luhongzhouii DNA segment above includes these coding regions:
- a CDS encoding glutaminase domain-containing protein: MKQQLMMLLLGTASVLCSCETQIEQHEKNELRAPAYPLVTIDPYTSAWSTTDNLYDSPVKHWTGKDFPLLGVAKVDGQTYRFMGTEELELRPLVKTSEQGSWTGKYTTQQPADGWQNAGFNDKAWKEGEAAFGTMENEHTAKTQWGEEFIWVRRVADIQEDLTGKNVYLEFSHDDDAIIYINGIKVVDTGNACKKNERVKLSEEVVASLKPGENLIAGYCRNRVGNGLLDFGLLVELDGYRSFHQTAQQTSVDVQPMQTYYTFTCGPVDLKLTFTAPMFMDNLDLLSRPVNYISYEVASNDGQKHQVELYFEASPQWAIDQPHQESVADSFTDGDLLFLRTGSRNQDILKKKGDDVRIDWGHFYLAAEKENSTYAIGDGRELRKNFVANKLEAPTTNGYDKLALVRSLGETQKADGHLLIGYDDIYSIQYFGDNLRPYWNREGNETIVSQFQKAEKEYKTQMKNSAAFDKKLMEEATAAGGRKYAELCALAYRQALAAHKLVQAPNGDLVFLSKENFSNGSIGTVDLTYPGAPLLLYYNPELVKATMNHIFYYSESGKWAKPFAAHDVGTYPLANGQTYGGDMPVEESGNMVVLAAAIAKVEGNADYAQKHWETLTTWTDYLVENGLDPANQLCTDDFAGHFAHNANLSIKAIMGVASYGYLADMLGKKDVAEKYTQKAKEMAAEWVKMADDGDHYRLTFDKPGTWSQKYNLVWDKLLNLQIFPKNVAETEIAYYLSKQNKYGLPLDNRETYTKTDWIMWTATLANDKATFEKFIEPVYLFMNVTPNRVPMSDWVFTDEPNQRGFQARSVVGGYYIKMLEGKLIK